One window from the genome of Candidatus Synechococcus calcipolaris G9 encodes:
- a CDS encoding S1 family peptidase has protein sequence MTRWLSGVLGLTMATAAIVAPSPVSAAMSGEQINEVARNITVLISGKDSHGSGSIISRSGSTYYVLTAKHVVSVKDDYRIVTIDQKAHPIDFSKIKFLPDKDLAIIEFTSDENYKVATLANSDLASEGAQVFISGWPQPGGTGQLIRQFTDGRISGFLIEPIEGYKMVYTNVTRRGMSGGPVLDAGGRVVGVHGLGDTEDPLSLERQGLSPEAATSIASLIKPGFNYAIPINTFLTSAPMAGIFLSLDVDNSPVKATETPVVVTQQTDSRDRIDNLDNVLRNIDTGTRIIRRFLPF, from the coding sequence ATGACACGCTGGTTAAGTGGCGTATTAGGTTTAACCATGGCAACCGCTGCCATTGTTGCCCCTAGCCCAGTCTCCGCCGCCATGAGTGGTGAACAAATTAATGAGGTGGCCCGGAATATTACGGTGCTGATTTCCGGCAAAGACTCCCATGGTTCCGGTTCGATTATTTCCCGCTCTGGATCCACCTACTACGTTCTAACTGCCAAGCATGTGGTGAGTGTCAAGGATGACTATCGTATTGTCACCATTGATCAAAAAGCCCACCCCATAGACTTCAGCAAAATTAAATTCTTGCCGGACAAGGATTTAGCTATCATTGAATTTACCAGTGATGAAAACTATAAAGTGGCTACCTTAGCAAACTCCGATCTAGCCAGTGAAGGAGCCCAAGTTTTTATTTCCGGATGGCCCCAACCCGGTGGCACGGGGCAGTTAATTCGTCAGTTTACCGATGGTCGTATTTCCGGTTTTCTGATTGAACCCATTGAAGGCTACAAAATGGTCTACACCAATGTGACCCGACGGGGGATGAGTGGTGGCCCAGTCCTAGATGCCGGGGGGCGTGTTGTTGGAGTCCACGGTCTCGGTGACACCGAAGATCCCCTCTCCCTAGAACGGCAAGGGTTAAGTCCCGAAGCGGCCACCAGTATTGCCAGTCTGATCAAGCCAGGCTTTAACTATGCCATCCCCATTAATACCTTTTTGACCAGTGCTCCCATGGCCGGCATATTTCTCTCCCTGGATGTAGACAACAGCCCCGTCAAAGCCACTGAAACCCCGGTGGTGGTGACTCAGCAAACTGACAGTCGCGATCGCATTGATAACCTCGATAATGTTTTAAGGAATATTGATACCGGAACTCGCATTATTCGTCGTTTTCTACCGTTTTAG
- a CDS encoding DUF928 domain-containing protein, producing the protein MKPKFYWQTLALPLALSIVSMGAIAAASWANYRPPANLGKPGNREGAATRLARPMLLRESTTGGGSCFTDPSQKLTALVPQDNNGLSSNLTPSLYGFIPANTGATLALEIKDEAGQILYKQSRTAPTQAGLIAWELDAINPSPLQYGQDYRWQFTLTCLSGTEAMTTESWLRPQALNPQQVTEMKQSPDQAMAFAVAGYWYDALDRLAEERQAQPQNADVTQKWQSLLQSPSVKLQGMVNQPLNAF; encoded by the coding sequence ATGAAACCTAAGTTTTACTGGCAAACCCTTGCCTTACCCCTTGCCCTCTCTATCGTCAGTATGGGGGCGATCGCCGCCGCCTCTTGGGCTAACTATCGGCCCCCCGCCAACCTGGGTAAACCGGGAAATCGTGAAGGGGCGGCCACCCGTTTAGCTCGACCCATGCTTTTGCGCGAAAGCACCACAGGAGGCGGTAGTTGCTTTACCGATCCCAGTCAAAAACTTACCGCCTTGGTTCCCCAAGATAATAATGGCCTGAGTAGCAATTTGACCCCCAGCCTCTATGGATTTATTCCTGCCAATACGGGAGCGACCCTAGCCCTAGAGATCAAAGATGAAGCGGGTCAAATCCTCTATAAACAAAGCCGCACCGCCCCCACCCAAGCGGGTCTGATCGCCTGGGAACTTGATGCAATCAACCCCTCCCCCCTTCAGTATGGCCAAGACTATCGTTGGCAGTTTACCCTCACCTGTCTCAGTGGCACCGAGGCCATGACCACGGAAAGCTGGTTACGCCCCCAAGCCCTGAACCCACAGCAGGTCACTGAGATGAAGCAATCCCCGGATCAGGCCATGGCTTTTGCGGTGGCTGGGTACTGGTATGATGCCCTAGATCGTCTCGCCGAGGAACGTCAGGCCCAGCCTCAAAATGCGGACGTTACCCAAAAGTGGCAAAGTCTCCTACAGTCCCCCTCCGTGAAACTGCAAGGGATGGTCAATCAACCCCTGAATGCCTTCTAG
- the crtR gene encoding beta-carotene hydroxylase, producing the protein MVEAVAPVTVPKEFLGPPGDINPTLVMFVLALIIALVSTLGHIYWLWPGWGTFGANMLALHLMGTVIHDASHGVAHRNRWMNAVLGHGSALILGFVFPVFTRVHMQHHANVNDPENDPDHFVSKGGPLWLIAPRFFYHEIFFFKRRLWRKFELWEWAISRLLLILIVVTATHQGYLDYVLNFWFLPAGVVGLMLGLFFDYFPHRPHQERDRWHNARVYPSPVLNLLILGQNYHLIHHLWPTIPWYKVQPAYYKVKPLLDAKGCKQTLGILEPGNLLPFLYDALIGVHFHPRTNDPLGDTSSSTSTSGLAEPVALDASPDTHPPTNGI; encoded by the coding sequence ATGGTGGAGGCAGTTGCGCCTGTAACGGTTCCCAAGGAGTTTTTGGGGCCGCCGGGGGACATCAACCCAACCCTTGTGATGTTTGTTCTTGCCCTGATTATTGCCCTAGTTTCAACCCTGGGCCATATTTATTGGCTTTGGCCAGGCTGGGGCACCTTTGGGGCTAATATGTTGGCCCTGCACCTGATGGGAACGGTGATTCACGATGCCTCCCACGGGGTTGCCCATCGAAATCGCTGGATGAATGCAGTATTGGGCCATGGCAGTGCTTTGATTCTGGGTTTTGTTTTTCCTGTATTTACCCGAGTGCATATGCAGCACCACGCCAATGTGAATGACCCGGAAAATGACCCGGATCATTTCGTCTCTAAGGGGGGCCCCCTTTGGTTGATTGCGCCACGTTTCTTCTACCACGAAATCTTTTTTTTCAAGCGGCGACTCTGGCGTAAGTTTGAGCTATGGGAATGGGCCATTAGTCGGCTGCTCTTAATCTTGATTGTCGTCACTGCCACCCATCAAGGCTATCTAGACTACGTGCTAAACTTTTGGTTTTTACCGGCCGGGGTGGTGGGTCTGATGCTCGGCCTCTTCTTTGACTATTTTCCCCATCGCCCCCACCAAGAGCGCGATCGCTGGCACAATGCCCGAGTCTACCCCAGTCCAGTCTTAAATTTATTGATTCTTGGACAAAATTATCACTTAATTCATCATTTATGGCCCACCATTCCCTGGTACAAGGTTCAACCCGCCTACTATAAGGTTAAACCCCTGCTAGATGCCAAAGGCTGCAAACAAACCCTAGGAATTTTAGAGCCGGGTAACCTACTCCCGTTTCTTTACGATGCGTTAATTGGTGTCCATTTCCATCCACGGACAAATGATCCGCTAGGTGATACGTCTTCCTCTACCTCTACCTCCGGTTTGGCGGAGCCTGTCGCCCTAGACGCTTCCCCCGATACTCACCCACCCACTAACGGGATATGA
- the era gene encoding GTPase Era, whose translation MTLIPVAAPDFRSGFVALVGRPNVGKSTLFNQLIGQKVAITSPVVQTTRNRLRGILTTETAQFIFVDTPGIHKPHHALGQVLVSNAKLAINAVDVVVLVVDGSQPAGGGDRYVADLLKQTQTPVFLGLNKADLIDDDEAHVRRLAESYQALGDWPLLFFSALMGEGVLPLQEQIQAHLPPGPYYYPADAITDQPERFIMAELIREQILHLTHEEVPHSVAVTIDQIQEEEKLTRVLATICVERNSQKRIVIGKGGQMLKAIGSEARQQMQKLINGHVYLELFVKVRPKWRQSRLRLAEFGYRVEAD comes from the coding sequence ATGACGCTGATTCCCGTAGCAGCTCCAGATTTTCGCTCCGGGTTTGTCGCCCTAGTGGGTCGGCCCAATGTGGGTAAATCCACCCTATTTAATCAATTGATTGGCCAAAAGGTTGCCATCACCTCCCCCGTTGTCCAAACCACTCGGAATCGACTGCGGGGAATTTTAACAACAGAGACAGCCCAGTTTATTTTTGTGGATACTCCGGGAATTCATAAACCGCACCACGCCCTAGGGCAAGTGTTGGTCAGTAATGCCAAGTTAGCGATTAATGCCGTGGATGTGGTGGTCTTAGTGGTGGATGGTTCCCAACCCGCTGGCGGGGGCGATCGCTACGTTGCCGACCTACTCAAGCAAACCCAAACCCCTGTTTTTTTAGGTCTTAATAAGGCCGATTTAATTGATGATGATGAAGCCCATGTCCGTCGCCTGGCAGAGAGCTACCAAGCCCTGGGAGATTGGCCATTACTTTTTTTCTCTGCCTTAATGGGGGAAGGCGTTCTACCTCTTCAGGAACAGATCCAAGCCCATCTTCCCCCCGGACCCTATTACTATCCGGCGGATGCCATTACGGATCAGCCAGAGCGATTCATTATGGCAGAGTTAATCCGAGAGCAGATTTTACATTTAACCCATGAGGAAGTTCCCCATTCCGTGGCCGTCACCATTGATCAGATACAGGAAGAAGAAAAATTAACCCGTGTCTTAGCCACCATCTGCGTAGAACGAAACTCCCAAAAAAGGATTGTCATTGGCAAGGGCGGTCAAATGTTGAAGGCCATTGGTAGTGAGGCCCGTCAGCAAATGCAGAAACTCATTAATGGCCACGTCTATTTGGAGTTATTTGTGAAAGTACGGCCCAAATGGCGACAGTCACGCCTGCGCTTAGCAGAATTTGGCTACCGCGTTGAAGCAGATTAG
- the wecB gene encoding non-hydrolyzing UDP-N-acetylglucosamine 2-epimerase, which translates to MAPIKVCITLGTRPEAIKLAPVIQAFQQSPDFQTSVVLTGQHREMVEQVMALFHLRGDRDLGIMQTRQTLTDITYRSLQGLETLYQDLAPQLVLVQGDTTTAFAAALAAFYQHIPVGHVEAGLRTDDLFNPYPEEANRRLISQLAQLHFAPTRQAVENLQRSAVTGAIHHTGNTVIDALLQVAAGQPTCEVSGLDWQGYRVLLATVHRRENWGEPLGTISQGFRQILDAFPDTALLLPLHRNPTVREPLQAALADHPRVFLTEPLDYRALVAAIQGCYLLLTDSGGLQEEAPSLGKPVLVLRDTTERPEAIAAGTAKLVGTEISTIVAEAGALLGDPLAYEAMANAINPFGDGQASQRILKIVRTYFAEEAVN; encoded by the coding sequence ATGGCTCCGATCAAGGTTTGTATTACCCTAGGGACTCGCCCTGAAGCCATTAAACTGGCTCCGGTGATTCAGGCCTTTCAGCAGTCTCCGGATTTTCAGACCTCCGTTGTCCTCACAGGGCAGCATCGGGAAATGGTGGAGCAGGTGATGGCTCTGTTTCATTTACGGGGCGATCGGGATTTAGGGATTATGCAAACTCGGCAAACCCTCACTGATATTACCTACCGCAGTCTTCAAGGCCTGGAAACCCTCTATCAAGACCTTGCGCCCCAATTGGTTTTAGTCCAGGGAGATACCACCACCGCCTTTGCCGCCGCCCTCGCCGCCTTCTATCAACATATTCCCGTGGGCCATGTGGAAGCGGGACTCCGTACCGATGATCTGTTTAATCCCTATCCTGAGGAAGCAAACCGTCGGCTTATTTCCCAATTGGCCCAACTTCATTTTGCCCCCACCCGTCAAGCGGTGGAAAATCTCCAACGCTCTGCGGTGACGGGAGCCATTCACCACACCGGCAATACGGTGATTGATGCCCTCTTGCAGGTTGCAGCGGGTCAACCCACCTGTGAGGTATCGGGTTTGGACTGGCAAGGGTATCGCGTTCTCTTGGCAACGGTACATCGCCGTGAAAATTGGGGTGAACCCCTAGGGACGATTAGCCAAGGCTTCCGCCAAATTTTAGATGCCTTTCCAGATACGGCCCTACTCCTACCGCTGCACCGCAATCCAACGGTACGGGAACCCCTGCAAGCTGCCCTGGCAGACCATCCGCGGGTTTTTTTGACCGAACCCCTAGATTATCGGGCCCTTGTGGCCGCCATTCAGGGCTGTTACTTACTCTTGACCGATTCCGGTGGACTCCAGGAAGAAGCCCCCAGTCTCGGAAAACCTGTCTTAGTCCTACGGGATACCACAGAACGGCCGGAGGCGATCGCCGCCGGAACAGCCAAGTTAGTGGGAACGGAAATCTCAACCATTGTGGCCGAAGCTGGAGCCTTATTAGGGGATCCCCTCGCCTATGAAGCCATGGCCAATGCCATTAATCCCTTTGGAGATGGCCAGGCAAGCCAACGCATTCTCAAGATTGTCAGGACTTACTTTGCCGAAGAAGCGGTCAATTAA
- a CDS encoding phosphatidate cytidylyltransferase, whose translation MPWVRILSGLVAIAIALAMTLLGGWYFTLGVGALIYLGQLEYFQLARAKGSLPATKTTLILSQILLITATLAPPLADAIFPIAGTCICFYLLFQTKLASIADISTSIMGLFYGGYLPSYWVRLRGLGAVSEVNVPLGGYWPDTWQLQHLPQGLGITLLAFGCIWAADIGAYTMGKLIGRTRLSDISPKKTVEGAVFGVLGSLTVALIGAHSLGWPSWPIAGMSLGLIIGIASLLGDLTESMMKRDAGVKDSGQLIPGHGGILDRADSYVFTAPLIYYFVTLVLPLLPG comes from the coding sequence ATGCCTTGGGTACGCATCCTTAGTGGGCTGGTTGCGATCGCGATCGCTCTAGCTATGACGCTTCTTGGAGGATGGTACTTTACCTTGGGGGTAGGTGCCTTAATTTACCTGGGGCAACTAGAATATTTCCAACTGGCCCGGGCAAAAGGTAGTCTTCCCGCCACCAAAACAACCCTCATCCTCAGCCAGATTTTGCTGATTACGGCTACCCTTGCGCCCCCCCTCGCCGATGCTATTTTTCCCATAGCCGGAACCTGTATTTGTTTTTATCTGCTATTTCAAACTAAACTTGCCTCCATTGCCGATATTTCCACATCCATTATGGGATTATTTTATGGTGGCTATTTACCCAGCTATTGGGTACGTCTGCGGGGCTTAGGTGCGGTCAGTGAGGTGAATGTTCCCCTTGGCGGCTACTGGCCCGATACCTGGCAGCTACAGCACCTTCCCCAGGGACTAGGGATCACCCTTTTGGCCTTCGGTTGCATTTGGGCCGCAGATATTGGTGCCTACACCATGGGGAAATTAATTGGTCGTACCCGCCTATCGGATATTAGCCCCAAAAAAACCGTCGAAGGGGCTGTTTTTGGTGTCCTAGGCAGCCTCACCGTGGCCTTGATCGGTGCCCATAGCCTAGGTTGGCCCAGTTGGCCCATTGCCGGGATGAGCCTGGGCCTGATTATTGGTATTGCCAGTTTACTGGGGGATCTCACCGAGTCGATGATGAAGCGGGATGCCGGAGTTAAGGATTCGGGGCAATTAATCCCTGGCCATGGCGGTATCCTAGATCGAGCCGATAGCTATGTGTTTACCGCCCCCCTAATTTATTATTTTGTCACCCTTGTTTTACCGCTCCTACCCGGTTGA
- a CDS encoding STAS domain-containing protein, with amino-acid sequence MSEPLSLTQSLRGTREVRDTYQVFRLTGLIDAFSESAFRKILTKYVNDGPLNIILDLSKIEFIDSSGLGVLVQLAKKAQEGQGQLQIVTNARVTQTVKLVRLEKFLNLQPDMASAIAQIAPPDTGKK; translated from the coding sequence ATTTCTGAGCCGCTCTCCCTAACCCAAAGTCTACGAGGCACCCGTGAAGTTAGGGATACCTATCAAGTGTTTCGCCTCACGGGCTTGATTGATGCCTTCTCTGAGTCAGCGTTTCGTAAGATCCTGACCAAATATGTGAATGACGGGCCTCTGAATATTATTCTTGACTTATCTAAGATTGAGTTTATTGATAGTTCGGGTTTGGGTGTGTTAGTGCAACTCGCCAAAAAAGCCCAGGAAGGCCAGGGTCAATTACAAATTGTCACAAATGCCCGGGTCACCCAAACCGTTAAGTTAGTACGCCTAGAGAAATTTCTAAATTTACAACCTGATATGGCATCGGCGATCGCCCAGATAGCTCCCCCGGACACAGGCAAGAAGTAA
- a CDS encoding Mini-ribonuclease 3: MEPRPQCFVFPLPVVTDAINPSQLSTASLAYFGDAVYELFIRFIFLSQPQRINDYHQQVVAHVRAESQAHYLDVLREHFTRQELDIFRQGRNAATAGPRRVSAKIYRQATGLETLLGYLYLGNQSRLQDILLILRDKIMADIEASKIEASR; this comes from the coding sequence ATGGAACCTCGTCCACAGTGTTTTGTTTTTCCATTACCTGTGGTAACTGATGCGATTAATCCCAGTCAGCTTTCGACGGCATCCCTAGCCTATTTTGGTGATGCGGTTTACGAGTTATTTATTCGCTTTATTTTTCTATCCCAACCCCAGCGAATTAATGATTATCATCAACAGGTGGTTGCCCATGTTCGGGCCGAAAGTCAGGCCCATTACTTAGACGTGCTGCGGGAACACTTTACCCGCCAGGAACTTGATATTTTTCGCCAGGGTCGAAATGCCGCTACCGCTGGACCACGGCGAGTTTCTGCAAAAATCTATCGCCAGGCTACGGGCCTAGAAACCCTGTTGGGCTACCTCTATCTGGGGAATCAGTCACGATTGCAGGATATTTTATTGATATTGCGGGATAAAATCATGGCGGATATTGAGGCATCCAAGATTGAGGCATCAAGGTGA
- a CDS encoding ABC transporter ATP-binding protein, producing the protein MIAVRLEQLTKTFSDLQKKSQVAVLQDIDLAVAPGEFLVLVGPSGCGKSTLLRLIAGLEAPTAGHIWVGDRRVNDLPPKARDIAMVFQSYALYPHLTVYDNLAFGLRRSPRTLGVNPTSQARINLPLPIEASLSRLTRILPKPLRYSSPREQRIDQRIRAIATMLQIEALLNRYPKQLSGGQKQRVALGRAMARNPQVFLMDEPLSNLDAKLRTETRAQIVQLQRQLGVATIYVTHDQTEAMTMGDRIAVLNQGKIQQLAPPLELYQRPANQFVAEFIGSPPMNFLPVQVTSTGDIQCDRWQWPLPQPWQKILMPYQNKTVILGIRAEHLMVLSPEQQPGLPVSVQLVENLGHETSLSVGLMLPSQEGKTWRIRLDPSHLVQVGDRLGLDPQPDQLHFFDAETGQSLPIGT; encoded by the coding sequence GTGATAGCCGTTCGTTTAGAGCAACTCACTAAGACCTTTAGCGATTTGCAAAAAAAGAGCCAGGTCGCGGTTCTCCAGGATATTGATCTCGCCGTCGCCCCTGGGGAATTTTTAGTATTGGTCGGCCCCTCGGGCTGCGGGAAAAGTACGTTGTTGCGGCTCATTGCTGGTCTAGAGGCCCCGACGGCGGGTCATATTTGGGTGGGCGATCGCCGCGTCAATGATCTACCTCCCAAGGCCCGGGACATTGCCATGGTCTTTCAAAGCTATGCCCTCTATCCCCATCTGACGGTCTACGATAATTTAGCCTTTGGTTTACGCCGTAGTCCCCGCACCCTAGGGGTTAATCCTACCTCCCAAGCCAGGATTAATTTACCCTTGCCTATAGAGGCCAGCCTCAGTCGCCTCACTCGGATATTGCCTAAGCCCCTGCGCTATTCATCCCCTCGCGAACAACGGATTGATCAACGGATCCGGGCGATCGCCACCATGCTGCAAATTGAAGCCCTGTTAAATCGCTATCCCAAACAACTGTCTGGGGGACAAAAACAACGGGTTGCCCTGGGCCGGGCCATGGCGCGCAATCCCCAGGTTTTTTTGATGGATGAACCCCTCTCTAATTTGGATGCCAAGCTACGCACGGAAACCCGGGCCCAGATTGTCCAACTTCAGCGACAGTTAGGGGTGGCCACTATCTATGTCACCCACGACCAAACGGAAGCCATGACCATGGGCGATCGCATTGCGGTGTTGAACCAGGGCAAAATTCAACAGCTTGCTCCCCCGTTGGAACTCTATCAACGGCCGGCGAATCAGTTTGTGGCGGAGTTTATTGGCTCGCCTCCCATGAATTTTCTGCCGGTGCAAGTGACCTCAACGGGAGACATTCAGTGCGATCGCTGGCAATGGCCCCTACCCCAACCCTGGCAAAAAATATTAATGCCCTATCAAAATAAAACTGTTATTCTTGGTATTCGGGCGGAGCATCTCATGGTTCTCTCTCCGGAGCAGCAGCCAGGCCTGCCCGTCAGCGTTCAATTAGTCGAAAATTTAGGCCATGAAACCTCCCTGTCTGTGGGCTTAATGCTCCCATCCCAGGAAGGTAAAACCTGGCGGATTCGCTTAGACCCCAGCCATTTAGTGCAGGTGGGCGATCGCCTTGGTCTTGATCCCCAGCCCGATCAGCTTCATTTTTTTGATGCCGAGACCGGACAAAGCCTCCCTATAGGAACTTAA
- the dnaN gene encoding DNA polymerase III subunit beta, protein MKVVCSQNALNLKLSLLSRVAPTNPSHPILANILLEAEGDRLGLSVFDLSLGMQVWIPAAVKVPGTITVSAKLLNEMVSRLPNQDVEITAEDTRVILDYGSGFYQLQGISSEEFPALPSLDEVEPLTLTANTLREGLQSSLFASSTDESKQVLTGLHLSFQPDSLEFAATDGHRLAVATANQPITQSPPPITIPAKSLRDLERLIAKQDVELLLRCDPTQIIFDIPNEGRLTTRLLEGNYPEYHKLIPKEFLRQVTLERQLFIAALERVAVLAAQKNNVVKISIDTDQQQLKLEAEAPQLGSGEEHVAAQISGESLEVAFNVKYLLDGLKVMSTNDIQIQLTSETRPTIISPLGGMDMTYLVMPIQIR, encoded by the coding sequence ATGAAAGTTGTCTGTTCGCAAAATGCGCTTAATCTTAAACTCTCCCTACTCAGTCGGGTGGCTCCCACGAACCCATCTCACCCCATTCTTGCGAATATTTTGCTAGAGGCCGAGGGCGATCGCCTTGGACTTTCGGTGTTTGATCTAAGTCTAGGGATGCAGGTCTGGATCCCCGCCGCGGTGAAGGTACCTGGAACCATTACGGTTTCCGCCAAGCTCTTGAATGAGATGGTGTCCCGCCTACCCAACCAAGATGTGGAAATTACCGCCGAAGATACGCGAGTCATTTTGGATTACGGCTCTGGATTTTACCAATTGCAGGGCATTAGTTCCGAGGAATTTCCAGCACTGCCCAGCTTAGATGAGGTGGAACCCCTGACGCTGACGGCAAATACCCTGCGGGAGGGGCTGCAAAGCAGTTTGTTTGCCTCTAGTACGGACGAATCCAAACAAGTTCTCACCGGATTACACCTGAGTTTTCAGCCCGATAGTCTCGAATTTGCAGCCACCGATGGCCATCGCCTCGCCGTTGCCACAGCCAACCAACCCATTACCCAATCCCCGCCCCCGATCACGATTCCGGCCAAATCCCTGCGAGATCTAGAGCGACTCATTGCCAAGCAGGATGTGGAGCTACTCCTCCGCTGTGACCCCACCCAAATTATCTTTGATATTCCCAATGAAGGGCGTTTGACGACCCGACTCCTAGAGGGAAATTACCCGGAATATCATAAATTAATTCCCAAGGAGTTTCTCCGTCAAGTCACCCTGGAACGGCAGTTATTCATTGCCGCCCTAGAGCGGGTGGCGGTGTTGGCGGCCCAAAAAAATAATGTGGTTAAGATTTCCATTGATACGGATCAACAGCAACTTAAGCTGGAGGCAGAGGCCCCCCAACTGGGGAGTGGGGAAGAGCATGTGGCGGCACAAATTTCTGGGGAGTCCCTAGAGGTTGCCTTTAATGTTAAATATCTCCTAGATGGCCTGAAGGTGATGAGCACCAATGATATCCAAATTCAACTCACCAGCGAAACGCGACCCACGATCATTAGTCCCTTGGGGGGCATGGATATGACCTACCTAGTCATGCCGATTCAAATTCGCTAG
- a CDS encoding DUF454 family protein, giving the protein MSKQIRNSARLIFGLFFGVIGVIGFILPLVPGTPFLLIAAACFNSMEEEELVTKSANPSPPNQTSS; this is encoded by the coding sequence GTGTCCAAACAAATTCGGAACTCAGCGCGGCTAATTTTTGGTCTCTTTTTTGGCGTAATTGGGGTGATTGGCTTTATTCTTCCCCTAGTGCCGGGAACACCGTTTTTGTTAATTGCCGCAGCCTGCTTCAATTCCATGGAAGAAGAAGAGCTAGTGACAAAATCAGCGAATCCCTCCCCCCCAAACCAGACCAGTTCCTAG
- the apcD gene encoding allophycocyanin subunit alpha-B, with amino-acid sequence MSVISQVLLNADDELRYPTTGELKTLSDFFETGEQRLRIATTLSENEKRIVDQASKQLWQKRPDFISPGGNAYGQKQRALCLRDYGWYMRLITYGVLSGDKGPIEKIGLIGAREMYNSLGVPMAGMAESIRCLKAASLALLSEEDAAATAPYFDYIIQAMS; translated from the coding sequence ATGAGTGTCATAAGTCAGGTTCTTCTTAACGCGGATGATGAGTTGCGCTACCCCACCACTGGCGAATTAAAAACGTTAAGTGACTTTTTTGAAACCGGGGAACAGCGGCTTCGCATTGCTACCACGTTATCGGAAAATGAAAAACGAATTGTGGATCAGGCCAGTAAGCAACTGTGGCAAAAGCGACCTGACTTTATCTCTCCTGGGGGCAATGCCTACGGACAGAAGCAACGGGCCCTATGTCTGCGGGACTACGGCTGGTATATGCGTCTGATCACCTACGGTGTCCTATCTGGCGATAAGGGACCCATTGAAAAAATTGGCCTGATTGGGGCGCGGGAAATGTATAACTCCCTAGGGGTTCCCATGGCGGGGATGGCTGAATCAATTCGCTGCCTGAAAGCGGCTTCCCTAGCCCTACTCAGTGAAGAGGATGCCGCCGCAACCGCCCCTTATTTTGACTATATTATTCAGGCAATGTCCTAA